In Neorhizobium galegae, the following proteins share a genomic window:
- a CDS encoding DUF2147 domain-containing protein: MLKSVSGPLLAAALTAGMTALPAGDTFAQAPSPDRIIGVWESDDGDFKFEMFDAGETYAARVIYAKPLVEADGKTFKKDTLNPDPELRSRSLKGIVFLNDLKWDAGDHRWEGVSLYSGATGRTVSARVTLVGEKMELRGYMGTPTLGRTTVLHRAQ; the protein is encoded by the coding sequence ATGTTGAAATCGGTAAGCGGGCCTTTGTTGGCCGCAGCGCTCACGGCGGGAATGACAGCTCTCCCGGCTGGGGACACCTTCGCACAGGCCCCTTCGCCTGATCGAATTATCGGCGTCTGGGAATCGGACGACGGCGACTTCAAATTTGAGATGTTTGACGCCGGAGAAACCTATGCGGCCCGGGTCATCTACGCAAAGCCCCTGGTCGAGGCTGATGGTAAGACCTTCAAGAAAGACACCCTCAATCCAGATCCGGAGCTCCGAAGCCGTTCCTTGAAGGGAATCGTCTTCCTGAACGATCTCAAGTGGGATGCCGGCGATCATCGCTGGGAAGGCGTCAGTCTCTACAGTGGGGCTACCGGTCGAACCGTTTCCGCCCGCGTGACCTTAGTGGGCGAGAAGATGGAGCTCCGCGGTTACATGGGAACGCCCACGCTCGGCCGGACCACCGTCCTGCATCGTGCGCAATGA